A single region of the Epinephelus fuscoguttatus linkage group LG14, E.fuscoguttatus.final_Chr_v1 genome encodes:
- the atp6v1c2 gene encoding V-type proton ATPase subunit C 1-B — protein MADLWLISVPLDSTSLTSVAKLKRIIAKTNLASCCKFSIPDLKVGILDSLLSVSDDLSKLDTLTESVIKKTHQCMREVMEPSSDKMPENALANGVDLMSYITKFQWDKAKYPTALPLSSLADIISKEVSQMDMELTSRAAAYNSVKMSLQSLEHKVDGTRSLQTRNLNDVVRKEDLVVSEYLTTLLVVVNRGSYLEWERTYESLSEFVVPRSSRKLFEDGEGGVFSVTLFKRAVCEFKAKAKESKFTVREYSFDLESKKQQEVKQQNVHKKEQYGIFVRWLKVNFSGVFVAWIHLKALRVFVESVLRYGLPVNYQALVLHTDKKRSKKLRGELASLFKHLDPTATTSKTDQVSCEIPGLCQQEYFSYVCFHVNTSVLEAS, from the exons ATGGCAGACTTGTGGTTGATTTCTGTCCCTCTGGACAGCACCAGCTTAACCAGTGTAGCAAAACTCAAGCGCATCATTGCCAAAACCAACCTGGCCTCCTGCTGCAAGTTCTCCATTCCAGATCTCAAG GTGGGAATACTGGACAGTCTGCTCAGCGTGTCAGATGATCTCTCCAAACTCGACACACTAACTGAaag tgtgattaaaaaaacacatcagtgtatGAGGGAGGTGATGGAGCCGTCCAGTGACAAAATGCCGGAAAACGCCTTAGCCAACGGAG tgGACCTGATGAGCTACATAACCAAGTTTCAGTGGGACAAAGCCAAGTATCCCACAGCTCTGCCACTCTCTAGCCTGGCAGACATCATCAGCAAG GAAGTTTCCCAGATGGATATGGAGTTAACGTCCCGAGCTGCGGCGTACAACAGTGTGAAAATGAGCTTGCAAAGCCTCGAGCACAAAGTAGA TGGGACTCGCAGTCTGCAAACTCGCAATCTGAATGACGTAGTGAGGAAGGAAGACCTGGTGGTCTCAGAGTACCTCACCACTCTGCTGGTCGTAGTGAACAG AGGGAGCTACTTGGAGTGGGAAAGGACCTATGAATCTTTGTCAGAGTTCGTTGTTCCACGGTCCAGCAG GAAGCTGTTCGAAGATGGAGAGGGAGGTGTATTCTCAGTTACACTTTTCAAAAGGGCTGTGTGTGAATTCAAAGCCAAAGCCAAGGAGAGCAA GTTCACCGTGCGCGAATACAGCTTTGATCTGGAGTcgaagaagcagcaggaggtGAAGCAGCAGAATGTTCACAAGAAGGAACAATAT GGAATCTTTGTGCGTTGGCTGAAGGTGAATTTCAGTGGGGTGTTTGTTGCCTGGATTCATCTGAAAGCATTGAGGGTGTTTGTGGAATCAGTCCTCAG GTATGGATTACCGGTGAACTATCAGGCTCTTGTGTTGCACACGGACAAGAAGCGTTCAAAGAAACTGAGAGGAGAACTCGCCTCGCTGTTCAAACATCTGGACCCCACTGCCACCACCAGCAAGACAGAT CAGGTCAGCTGTGAGATCCCAGGACTCTGTCAACAGGAGTACTTCTCCTACGTCTGCTTCCACGTCAACACCAGCGTGCTGGAGGCCAGCTAG
- the kcnf1b gene encoding potassium voltage-gated channel subfamily F member 1 yields MWTVPKPKYRTGSCDEGEIAVNIGGVRVVLFGDVLNRYPESRLAELLNCPTQDSEVISSLCDDFDPGRKEFYFDRDPDAFKCIIDVYYFDEIHIKPGICPICFIKEMEFWKIDQDVLDECCKSYLNEKEEELTEIANKVKVILEDLDADQCITRTQRCQRFLWRLMEKPGSSLPARVIAIASFLSILVSAVVMCMGTIPELQVTDAEGKLVEHPTLEAIETACMLWFTAEYLLRLASSPNKLHFALSFMNIIDFMAIMPFYVVLSLTYLGTTSMMELTNVQQAVQALRIMRIARIFKLARHSSGLQTLTYALKRSLKELGLLLMYMGVGIFVFSALAYTMEQSHPETLFRSIPQSFWWAIITMTTVGYGDIYPKTTLGKCNAAVSFLCGVIAIALPIHPIINNFVVFYNKQKVLETAAKHEVELMELKSGREVRRKSRN; encoded by the coding sequence ATGTGGACAGTTCCGAAGCCAAAATATAGAACTGGTTCGTGCGACGAGGGGGAGATTGCTGTGAATATCGGCGGAGTCAGAGTGGTGCTTTTCGGGGATGTTTTAAACCGCTACCCGGAGAGCAGACTGGCGGAGTTGTTGAACTGCCCAACTCAGGATTCAGAAGTTATATCATCTCTTTGCGATGACTTCGACCCGGGGAGGAAAGAGTTTTACTTTGACCGAGATCCCGATGCCTTCAAGTGCATCATCGATGTTTACTACTTTGATGAAATCCACATCAAACCTGGCATTTGCCCCATCTGTTTCATCAAGGAGATGGAGTTCTGGAAAATAGACCAAGATGTTTTAGATGAATGCTGTAAAAGTTACCTAaatgagaaggaggaggagctgacaGAGATTGCAAACAAAGTGAAAGTGATTCTGGAGGATCTGGATGCGGATCAGTGCATTACGCGCACCCAGCGGTGCCAGAGGTTCCTGTGGAGACTGATGGAGAAGCCGGGTTCCTCCCTACCGGCGCGCGTCATCGCCATCGCATCCTTCCTCTCCATTCTGGTCTCGGCGGTGGTGATGTGCATGGGGACCATTCCGGAGCTCCAGGTGACGGACGCGGAGGGAAAACTGGTGGAGCACCCGACCCTGGAGGCGATCGAGACTGCCTGCATGTTATGGTTCACCGCGGAGTACTTGCTGCGTCTCGCCTCCTCTCCGAACAAACTGCACTTTGCGCTCTCCTTTATGAACATCATAGACTTCATGGCCATCATGCCTTTCTACGTGGTCCTGTCCCTTACCTACCTCGGCACCACATCCATGATGGAGCTGACTAATGTACAGCAGGCTGTCCAGGCGCTCCGCATCATGCGCATCGCGCGTATTTTCAAGCTGGCGCGCCACTCCTCTGGGCTGCAGACTCTGACCTACGCGCTCAAGAGGAGTCTCAAAGAGTTGGGGCTGCTCCTCATGTACATGGGCGTGGGAATATTTGTGTTCTCAGCGCTGGCCTACACCATGGAGCAAAGCCACCCAGAGACCCTTTTCAGGAGCATCCCGCAGTCTTTCTGGTGGGCCATCATCACCATGACCACGGTGGGCTACGGAGACATCTACCCCAAAACCACGCTCGGCAAGTGCAACGCAGCCGTGAGCTTTCTGTGCGGGGTGATAGCCATCGCCTTGCCCATCCACCCCATCATAAATAACTTTGTGGTGTTCTACAATAAGCAGAAGGTGTTGGAGACTGCGGCGAAGCACGAAGTGGagctgatggagctgaagtctgGCAGGGAGGTGCGCAGAAAAAGCAGGaattaa